One part of the Rutidosis leptorrhynchoides isolate AG116_Rl617_1_P2 chromosome 1, CSIRO_AGI_Rlap_v1, whole genome shotgun sequence genome encodes these proteins:
- the LOC139883097 gene encoding uncharacterized protein has translation MNNYYRRNHVPAFGSWDCNDDLPFTQCFESARQAGLIRCSYSSDRDLYVAGDLYENNILTPAIIVAPRPKGYRKPTKKDAWTTYDYEVKEPPIPVASQPSPPSQTWHVKPKAVDEDLYKISPELLRAMTKRKKKWRLFSSCIM, from the exons ATGAATAAT TATTACAGAAGAAACCATGTTCCGGCTTTCGGTAGCTGGGATTGCAACGATGATCTCCCTTTTACGCAATGCTTTGAATCCGCTAGACAAGCCGGTTTGATCCGTTGTAGTTACTCCAGTGATCGTGATCTCTACGTTGCCGGTGATTTGTACGAGAATAACATTCTTACGCCCGCTATTATTGTGGCTCCTAGACCTAAA GGCTACCGGAAACCAACTAAAAAAGATGCGTGGACTACGTACGACTATGAGGTTAAAGAACCACCTATTCCGGTAGCATCGCAACCGTCGCCGCCGTCACAGACATGGCATGTTAAACCAAAGGCCGTGGATGAGGATTTGTACAAGATCTCGCCGGAGCTTCTCCGGGCAATGACCAAAAGA aaGAAGAAATGGAGATTATTTTCAAGCTGCATCATGTGA